A genomic region of Cotesia glomerata isolate CgM1 linkage group LG9, MPM_Cglom_v2.3, whole genome shotgun sequence contains the following coding sequences:
- the LOC123271741 gene encoding uncharacterized protein LOC123271741, producing MLLWLNNAPNNPLNTDSSEALRLINELVSVSTSEASGNIKLQTHKHTFTCYKRITSNQPQKCRFEAPFMPCRATSILVPMSTDDPGFHQLKKRYNEIRMNLDFNDYTDIDSFYEHNNVVSDEEYIQILRSGIQRPRVFLKRQPNEKWNNAFNPFLLSILKSNMDIQFITEEYSCAAYVVEYVNKTNRGISNLQRQIIQTMDEHPEFDIVDVTRKMSVDMLNTVEMTSQEAAWYLLREPMSKSSHKIEYIPTVWPIERQRMRKTQIELDKLQVGEDCTNIWKENWFHKYERRSSDLENISLAQFVAYYNIKEDGAFQRRKEPRTIRYRNYDISTDLDNHKREMVTLYIPFQNEETEVLADLKFLKTYADNEQVIVTARKEFESDLDIEKTMEICRQLCRNDNDDEDNRENVGIVPEPNPFQQLYNDPSAEQDNDLRLALLNKLGPIAKRRENLMDNPQFLDLMRSTNDKQRSLLLHTISHLINAGSSPLQIFFTGPAGCGKTFVIKLLMEIYNRFTDTDGHCNAYITCASTGKAAVAIDGTTVQTALIITLSKLLPLSTETALQYRTLFRYVKVIIIDEVSMIGAELLAQIDQRLKQISGAFDSNFGGYDIILIGDLRQLPPVRATPIYKHPKQRIGGPTLWQSLKFYELNQVMRQSNSQFANILTKIGNGEKLSTEELCLIESRFFTIEEVQELCPNGIRLFYSNQSVNAYNNKILTEAENKVISIATDIFTGYHGVEQLASLRQILRKKSTLDTGGLPYEIIFVVGKYYILTTNTDVSDGLANGAVGKLVYIELNENNEVTRVWLTFPSNKTGLKLRTKAAGYMQEHNIPINAVPINRRSSTIHLNNNKTMNAKRNHFLLISGCAMTIHKSQGGTFEEIVYQYDKNHPQQLLYVALSRVTTIEKLYIVTINNTATLFHGRCEPAALRPLKLEYERLSANPLVTLESQLLEFITKKPGLSIYTFNIQSLRAHNNDIIDKVAANSNILLLSETWTRDDEDISIPNFNCIVKYKRSNIRSGGVAIYQNNNDTTHIVTPSMDISLHHLQSVGVQHCAVGEICAAECKTENGQSIMLISIYISPNQPIGKITQFIHRSLIPFSAAVAAELNQGLEKQAMILSGDFNINFSSESGAILIDFLKTKFDLSINNNPNEPTKKHGTTIDAVFSRYLHTIETKIFISHFSYHKPLITYVDDRNVNES from the coding sequence ATGTTACTGTGGTTAAATAATGCTCCAAATAATCCATTAAATACTGACTCAAGCGAAGCTTTAAGATTGATTAATGAATTAGTATCTGTATCAACGTCTGAGGCCTCAGGAAATATTAAGCTTCAGACACACAAGCATACCTTCACTTGCTATAAAAGAATCACATCCAATCAGCCTCAAAAATGTCGTTTTGAAGCACCGTTTATGCCGTGCAGAGCTACTTCAATTTTGGTACCGATGTCTACAGATGATCCTGGTTTTCATCAACTCAAGAAACGTTACAATGAGATAAGAATGAATTTGGACTTCAATGACTACACGGATATTGATTCATTTTATGAACATAACAATGTTGTTTCCGATGAAGAGTATATTCAGATTCTAAGGTCCGGAATTCAGCGCCCAAGAGTTTTCTTAAAGAGACAACCAAATGAAAAATGGAATAATGCTTTTAATCCATTTTTACTCAGTATTTTGAAATCTAACATGGACATTCAGTTTATAACCGAGGAATACTCTTGTGCCGCTTATGTAGTAGAGTACGTTAATAAAACGAATCGAGGCATTAGCAACTTACAGCGTCAGATTATACAAACCATGGATGAACACCCTGAATTTGATATTGTTGATGTAACAAGAAAAATGAGTGTTGATATGCTTAATACTGTTGAGATGACGAGCCAAGAAGCAGCGTGGTATCTTCTTCGTGAACCGATGAGTAAATCGTCCCACAAAATTGAATACATTCCTACAGTGTGGCCTATAGAACGTCAACGAATGAGAAAAACTCAAATTGAATTGGATAAACTACAAGTTGGTGAAGATTGTACAAATATTTGGAAAGAAAATTGGTTTCATAAGTATGAAAGAAGATCATCagatttagaaaatatttcgCTAGCACAATTCGTTGCTTACTACAATATCAAAGAAGACGGAGCATTTCAAAGACGAAAAGAACCTCGAACAATTCGATACAGAAATTATGACATATCGACAGATTTAGATAATCATAAACGAGAAATGGTGACATTATACATACCATTCCAAAATGAAGAAACTGAGGTACTGGccgatctgaaatttttaaaaacttatgcTGACAATGAACAAGTAATTGTTACAGCGAGAAAAGAATTTGAGTCAGATTTAGATATTGAAAAAACGATGGAAATATGTAGACAATTGTGTAGAAATGACAATGATGATGAAGATAATCGTGAAAATGTTGGTATTGTTCCCGAACCAAATCCTTTTCAGCAGTTATATAATGACCCAAGTGCAGAACAGGATAATGACCTTCGTCTagcattattaaataagctagGTCCAATCGCTAAAAGAAGAGAAAATTTAATGGATAATCCACAATTTTTGGATTTAATGCGAAGTACAAATGACAAACAGAGAAGTCTACTGCTACATACTATATCACATCTCATCAATGCTGGTTCTTCACCACTTCAAATCTTTTTCACTGGTCCTGCTGGATGCGGCAAAACTTTTGTCATCAAGTTACTAATGGAGATATATAATCGATTCACTGACACAGATGGACATTGTAATGCTTACATTACTTGCGCTTCAACTGGAAAAGCCGCAGTTGCTATCGACGGCACTACAGTACAAACTGCATTAATAATAACCTTATCCAAATTACTTCCATTATCAACAGAAACTGCTCTACAATATCGCACATTATTCAGGTATGTCAAAGTAATAATCATTGATGAAGTCAGTATGATAGGGGCGGAATTACTGGCTCAAATTGATCAACGACTTAAACAAATCAGTGGTGCTTTTGATAGTAACTTTGGGGGATacgatataattttaattggtgATTTGCGTCAATTACCTCCAGTTAGAGCAACACCAATATATAAACACCCTAAACAAAGAATAGGTGGTCCTACTTTATGGCAGAGTTTAAAATTCTACGAACTTAATCAAGTCATGAGACAATCTAATTCCCAGTTTGcaaatattttaactaaaattggCAACGGGGAAAAACTAAGTACTGAAGAATTGTGTCTAATTGAATCACGATTCTTCACTATTGAAGAAGTACAAGAATTGTGCCCTAATGGTATTCGTTTGTTTTATTCGAACCAATCAGTTAATgcttataataataagataTTAACTGAAGCGGAAAACAAAGTTATTTCTATTGCAACTGATATTTTCACTGGTTACCATGGGGTCGAACAATTAGCCTCACTTCGACAAATACTTCGTAAGAAAAGTACTTTAGATACTGGAGGACTACcatatgaaataatttttgttgttggtaaatattacattttaacTACTAATACTGATGTATCTGATGGACTAGCAAACGGTGCAGTGGGTAAATTAGTTTATAtagaattaaatgaaaataatgaagTAACTCGGGTTTGGTTAACTTTTCCAAGTAATAAAACTGGTCTCAAATTAAGAACAAAAGCTGCCGGTTACATGCAAGAACACAACATTCCAATAAATGCAGTACCAATAAATAGACGCTCTTCAACAATccacttaaataataataaaacaatgaatGCAAAACGCAACCACTTTCTTCTCATATCAGGCTGCGCTATGACGATTCACAAATCGCAAGGAGGTACTTTCGAAGAAATTGTCTATCAATATGACAAAAATCATCCACAACAATTATTGTACGTTGCATTATCAAGAGTCACTacgattgaaaaattatatattgtaacCATAAATAACACAGCTACATTGTTCCATGGTCGATGCGAGCCAGCTGCACTTCGGCCGTTGAAACTTGAATATGAAAGATTATCAGCAAACCCATTAGTGACACTAGAATCACAACTACTTGAATTTATCACTAAAAAGCCAGGTTTGtcaatttatacttttaatattcaaagttTACGTGCTCACAACAATGATATTATCGACAAAGTAGCCgctaattcaaatattttacttttgtcCGAAACATGGACTCGTGACGATGAAGACATTTCCATACCTAACTTTAACTGTATAGTGAAATATAAGCGCAGTAATATAAGATCCGGAGGTGTtgctatttatcaaaataataacgaCACGACACACATTGTAACACCATCAATGGATATTTCACTACATCATTTACAGTCAGTTGGAGTACAACACTGTGCTGTAGGGGAGATCTGCGCAGCTGAATGTAAGACGGAAAATGGCCAGTCAATTATGCTGATATCAATTTACATATCTCCGAATCAGCCAATCGGAAAAATAACTCAATTTATTCATCGTTCACTGATACCATTTTCGGCTGCTGTTGCGGCAGAGCTTAATCAAGGCTTAGAAAAACAAGCTATGATCCTCAGTGGCGATttcaacatcaatttttcatcggAGTCTGGAGCCATTTTAATTGACTTTTTAAAGACCAAATTTGATCTATCTATAAACAACAATCCGAATGAACCCACAAAAAAACATGGTACAACGATAGATGCGGTTTTTTCAAGATATTTGCATACAatagaaacaaaaatattcatttccCATTTCAGCTACCATAAGCCGCTGATAACGTATGTTGATGATAGAAATGTCAATGAAAGTTAA